In the genome of Populus nigra chromosome 9, ddPopNigr1.1, whole genome shotgun sequence, one region contains:
- the LOC133702734 gene encoding uncharacterized protein LOC133702734 has translation MEDEARAYREAHFQEELDSLKDSVARLTSLLEQVLRNTSGEGPSARPAPLPTNQPEEVMGGHAQEPQHNPVFMQSPTPVPPVPTPVPIVMDAFVNESHKTKPSEDLDQDKMAALEARIRAIEGIDLYDPVRAVEMCLVPNVVVPKKFRVPEFIKYTGTQCPVTHLKSYCNKMAEVVHDEKLLMHFFQDSLSGAALSWYMRLDNTRIHTWKDPVDAFIKQYKYNMDIAPDRTSLSNLEKGDKESIRDSAQQFTDSVAVAERIEQGVKSGRISAPVEKKGFGAKKREIDHVESSYRSKKGPFQTYNPQSSSPQVANTNFNFPSPARKLEPQSHQVKNQDESFPKRNYRRASEQLPPLPLPLNEMYQKLLSIGQVVPVPLVPLQPPYPSWYKPDLTCEYHAGIAGHSIHTCNAFRRKLLQLIKAGWISFEDAPSVNANPLPNHASGSGSVNMLEEGHSKILKVSMDRIYQMMVDARYEEGSEKCCALHNEKGHVISHCEGFHKKVMQMMSRGMLRIEKATNEEVFMMEAPKKEVCRVQFATGKPPRLVLSKPVVEHKGNYSALPHNYGYSFKSTPQPPIFQAEIGGLTRSGRCFTPEELEKQRKAKGKEGADVTEEINKPVTEEETNEFLKLMKHSEYSVVEQLKKTPARISLFSLILSSEPHRKALQKVLNEAYVPQDINQETMEHLVGRIQASNYIYFTKDELSPDGTGHNKPLYITVRCKDILIGKVLIDNGSALNVLPMHMLKEMPVDESHMKPSTLMARAYDGSPRPIIGTLEVELYVGPQMFLITLQVMDIHPSYSILLGRPWIHTAGAVASSLHQCLKYIMNGMLITVKAEETVSMIRNVAIPFIEAEDCRDGNIHAFEIVNAEWVPEGIVLRKPQIPETAKMVAKCFLKNGVPFQCNPETKMPSLIKPSYANQRFGLGYKPKKDDYKRVTQVKREARMARIEGREPEEEEFVIPPLRVSFPRAAEVIRSGIVDLHINTLESQEEKRTEEADLEIKDEVLPQLSIHTIDEPPARFFVRRLAEGEVYQNWKMEPAPIVFKK, from the exons ATGGAAGATGAAGCACGTGCTTACCGTGAGGCTCATTTCCAAGAAGAGTTGGACTCTTTAAAGGATAGTGTGGCTCGCCTTACCAGCTTACTCGAACAAGTACTAAGGAATACCTCGGGTGAAGGTCCTTCAGCTAGGCCCGCTCCTCTCCCAACAAACCAACCTGAAGAGGTAATGGGAGGACATGCACAGGAGCCCCAACACAATCCAGTTTTCATGCAGTCGCCAACACCCGTACCACCTGTACCAACACCAGTACCAATTGTCATGGATGCATTCGTTAATGAGTCCCACAAAACTAAGCCCTCTGAGGATCTTGATCAAGATAAGATGGCAGCACTAGAGGCCAGGATTAGGGCCATTGAGGGAATAGACTTATATGACCCTGTGCGAGCTGTGGAAATGTGTTTAGTCCCTAATGTGGTGGTACCAAAGAAATTTCGAGTTCCGGAATTTATCAAATACACCGGCACTCAATGCCCTGTTACCCATCTCAAATCTTATTGTAACAAAATGGCAGAAGTAGTTCACGATGAAAAACTACTAATGCATTTCTTCCAAGACAGCTTGAGTGGAGCGGCATTGAGTTGGTATATGAGGTTAGATAATACCAGGATCCATACATGGAAGGACCCCGTGGATGCTTTCATCAAGCAATATAAATACAACATGGATATTGCTCCTGACAGAACCAGTTTGTCTAACTTGGAGAAAGGAGATAAGGAAAGCATAAGAGA TTCGGCCCAACAATTCACGGATTCTGTGGCCGTGGCTGAACGAATAGAACAAGGAGTAAAAAGTGGAAGAATCTCTGCACCTGTGGAGAAAAAAGGTTTCGGAGCGAAGAAGAGAGAGATCGACCATGTCGAAAGTAGTTACAGAAGCAAGAAAGGCCCTttccaaacatataaccctCAATCCTCTTCACCCCAAGTTGCCAACACCAACTTCAACTTTCCAAGTCCAGCCAGGAAACTTGAACCCCAAAGCCACCAAGTAAAAAACCAAGATGAAAGTTTCCCCAAAAGAAACTACCGAAGAGCCTCAGAACAATTGCCTCCATTACCGTTACCCCTAAATGAGATGTACCAAAAGCTGCTAAGTATTGGGCAAGTAGTCCCTGTGCCTTTGGTACCTCTCCAACCACCTTACCCCAGCTGGTATAAACCGGATCTCACTTGCGAATACCATGCCGGTATAGCTGGACACAGCATCCATACTTGCAATGCCTTTAGGAGGAAACTTCTGCAGCTGATCAAAGCAGGATGGATATCATTTGAAGATGCCCCTAGTGTCAATGCAAACCCTCTACCCAATCATGCTTCGGGTAGTGGGTCTGTAAACATGTTAGAAGAGGGACACTCAAAAATCTTAAAGGTGTCAATGGATAGGATCTACCAAATGATGGTAGATGCAAGGTATGAAGAGGGTAGCGAGAAATGTTGTGCACTTCATAATGAAAAAGGCCACGTGATCAGCCATTGCGAGGGCTTTCATAAAAAAGTGATGCAAATGATGAGTCGAGGGATGTTGCGAATTGAGAAAGCAACGAATGAAGAGGTGTTCATGATGGAGGCACCAAAGAAAGAGGTGTGTCGAGTACAATTCGCTACCGGAAAGCCACCCAGATTGGTCTTGTCCAAACCAGTGGTGGAACATAAAGGGAACTATAGTGCTTTACCTCACAACTATGGGTACTCTTTCAAAAGCACTCCACAACCGCCTATCTTTCAAGCAGAAATTGGGGGTTTGACCCGTAGTGGCAGATGTTTCACCCCAGAAGAgttggaaaaacaaagaaaggctAAAGGAAAAGAAGGGGCAGACGTAACTGAAGAAATAAACAAACCTGTCACGGAAGAGGAAACCAACGAATTCCTAAAGCTGATGAAACACAGTGAATATAGTGTTGTTGAACAACTCAAGAAAACACCAGCCAGAATATCGTTATTTTCTCTGATTCTAAGCTCTGAGCCACATAGAAAGGCTTTACAAAAAGTACTGAATGAAGCATATGTTCCTCAAGACATCAATCAAGAAACCATGGAACATTTAGTGGGAAGAATCCAAGCCTCGAATTATATATACTTCACTAAAGATGAATTGAGTCCTGATGGTACTGGGCACAACAAGCCGTTATACATTACGGTGCGTTGCAAGGATATTCTGATCGGAAAGGTGCTCATTGATAATGGTTCTGCATTGAACGTGCTACCAATGCATATGTTGAAAGAAATGCCTGTCGATGAGTCACACATGAAGCCTAGCACCTTGATGGCGAGAGCATATGATGGTTCGCCAAGGCCGATCATTGGGACCCTAGAAGTAGAGCTATATGTGGGACCGCAAATGTTCTTGATAACATTACAAGTAATGGACATTCATCCATCTTATAGTATATTATTAGGAAGGCCATGGATTCATACAGCTGGAGCAGTGGCTTCTTCATTGCACCAATGcttgaagtatatcatgaacggAATGCTTATAACTGTCAAAGCCGAAGAGACGGTTTCCATGATAAGAAATGTGGCCATACCTTTTATTGAAGCAGAAGATTGTAGAGATGGGAATAttcatgcttttgaaattgtgaATGCAGAATGGGTTCCTGAAGGAATAGTGCTGAGAAAGCCTCAAATCCCAGAAACGGCAAAGATGGTTGCCAAATGCTTTTTAAAGAATGGGGTTCCTTTTCAATGTAATCCTGAGACTAAAATGCCCAGCCTGATCAAGCCAAGCTATGCAAATCAAAGATTTGGGCTTGGATATAAGCCCAAGAAAGACGATTACAAGCGGGTCACTCAGGTTAAAAGAGAAGCAAGAATGGCGAGAATTGAAGGAAGAGagccagaagaagaagaatttgtcATCCCACCACTCCGAGTGTCTTTCCCAAGGGCTGCAGAAGTTATTAGATCTGGCATAGTGGATCTTCACATCAATACCTTGGAGAGCCAAGAAGAAAAACGAACAGAGGAAGCGGATCTGGAGATAAAGGATGAGGTTTTGCCACAGCTCTCCATTCACACCATTGATGAACCTCCTGCCAGATTTTTCGTGCGAAGATTGGCTGAAGGGGAGGTGTACCAGAACTGGAAGATGGAGCCTGCTCCTATTGTgtttaaaaagtaa